The segment TTTAATTTAGCCAAAGCTTCTTTGATTCGGCGCATAGCTTCTGTGATGTTTTCGTCGGAAGTAGCGTAACTCATACGGATACATTCAGGAGCTCCGAAAGCACCACCACCTACACATGCTACATGGCCGACTTCCAGTAAATACATAGCCAGATCGGCTGCGTTGTTAATTGTGCGGCCTTCAGCTGATTTGCCAAAATAAGAACTACACTTCGGGAACAGGTAGAACGCTCCTTGCGGAACATTTACTTCGAATCCCGGAATTTCTTTTGCCAATTTAACGATCAGGTCACGACGGCGTTCGAAAGCCTGGCGCATTTCTTCTACCGGAGCTTGTGTTCCCGTATAGGCTGCTTCGGCAGCTTTCTGAGAGACAGAACAAGGTCCTGAAGTATATTGACCTTGCAGTTTGTTCACTGCTTTTACAATCCATTCCGGTCCGGCAATGAAACCAATACGCCAGCCCGTCATGGCATACGCCTTAGAAACACCGTTTACGATGACAACACGGTCGTGTATTTCTTTGAATTGGGCAATACTTTCATGCTTTCCGATGTAATTGATGTGTTCATAAATTTCATCGGCGATGATGTATACTTGCGGATGTTTAGCCAGTACAGCAGCCAGACCAGCCAGTTCTTCTTTATTGTAAACAGAACCTGTCGGGTTTGACGGTGAACACAAAATCAGTAATTTGGTCTTCGGCGTAATAGCTGCTTCCAATTGAGCCGGAGTGATCTTGAAGTCTTGTTCGATACCGGCAGGAACAGTAACAGGAGTACCATCGGCTAATTTCACCATTTCCGGATAACTTACCCAGTATGGAGCCGGAATGATTACTTCGTCACCAGCATTTACCAAAGTCATGATTGTGTTGCAAACCGATTGTTTAGCACCGTTGGCACAAGAGATTTGTGCAGCTGTGTAATCCAAGCCATTTTCGTTTTTCAATTTGGCAACAATCGCATTGCGCAAAGCCGGATAACCTGCGACAGGAGAGTATTTGGAATAATTGTCGTCAATAGCCTTTTTAGCGGCTTCTTTAATGTGCTCTGGTGTATTAAAATCAGGTTCACCCACGCTCATGTTAATAATGTCAATACCTTGAGCTTTTAACTCACTACTTTTTTGAGACATTGCCAGCGTTTCAGACGGAGACAATCTGTTCAATCTTTCTGATAATTGTGCCATCGTTTATGAATATTAATTGTTTGAATTATTTTACATTGTGTAATGTATGTCCCATTCTTTCCTTCTTTGTTTTCAGGTAAAACATATTGTAAGGATTCGGGGTTACTTCGATAGGTACATTTTCTACTACCGAAAGTCCGTATGCTTCCAGACCAACGCGCTTTACTGGATTGTTCGTCATTAGTCGCATCTTGGTAATACCAATGTGACGCAAGATCTGAGCTCCTACACCATAGTCGCGTTCATCAGCCTGATGTCCTAAGCAAATGTTGGCTTCAATGGTATCCATTCCGTTTTCCTGCAGCTTATAAGCCTTCATCTTTTCCATCAAACCGATGCCACGGCCTTCCTGATTCAGGTAGATAACTGCACCTTTTCCTTCTTTTTCAATCATACGGAGTGCCTGATGAAGCTGTTCACCACAGTCGCATCGTAACGAACCGAAGATATCACCGGTTGCGCAAGAAGAATGAACACGAACCAGAACTGGTTCGTCTCCTTTCACATCACCTTTGATAATGGCAATATGTTCCAAACCATTGCTCTTCTGACGGAACGGGATGAGGCGGAAATGCCCGTATTCGGTAGGCATGTCAACTTCTTCTCCCTGTTCTACAATCGATTCCTGTTTCAGTCGATATGCAATCAAATCGGCAATGGAAATCAGCTTTATATTTTGTTCATCAGCAAACTTACGCAGTTCGGGCAGACGTGCCATGGTTCCGTCTTCGCTCATGATTTCCATCAGAGCAGCTGCCGGATATAAACCAGCCAGACGGCACATGTCAATACAAGCTTCGGTATGTCCGGCCCGGCGTAATACACCTTTTTCTTGAGCATACAGCGGATTAATATGTCCCGGGCGACCGAAAGTCTCCGGAGTCGATGCCGGATCGGCCAAAGCTAAAATGGTTGCGGCCCGATCGGCAGCTGAAACACCTGTCGTACAACCTTCCAGCTTGTCGATTGTAACCGTAAACGGTGTACCCAATACAGACGTATTGTTTGTTACCTGATGAGGCAGATCCAGTTCTTCGCAGCGAGATATCGTGATAGGAGCACATAATACGCCGCGTGCATTCTTCAACATAAAGTTGATTTTCTCGGGTGTCACTTTCTCGGCGGCAATAATCAGATCACCTTCGTTTTCACGATCTTCATCGTCTACAACGATGACAAATTTGCCTTCACGGAAATCTTCAATAGCCTCTTCGATTGTGTTTAATTTGAATTCGCTCATATGTTGTTTTTATTATCAATAGTTTCTTTTGACAAATGTAGTGAAAATATCATTTCTTTAATCTCATCGCTTACTTTTTGTACTGTATTTATATCCTGCCGCAATAACTTTCGCTGGTAAACGGCAAACAGATATATAATCAGTCCCAATGGGATGAAGCAGCCTATGCCTATCGCGACTTTTTTATTCAGGTTCGCGTTCAGCTGATGGTAGTTGCTGATGATCGGATAATCCATCAGTTTATTCAGCAACAAATTCTGGTCTGAATTCGACAGTTCTTCAACGATCGACTCCATTTCCTGAGCAATGGCTTCGGCTGTATGATCTTTACCTCCGGATTTCCAGTATTGAATGTAATTGATCCAGCGGCGGTGATTTTGCAAGTATTGCTTACAGTCGGCCGACAGTTGCGTCAAACGGGGCAAGATGGCGTCATAATCAGGTGTATAGATGATGACTTCCTTGCGTTCGACCTTTCGGCCGGCTCTTTTCCCTACCAAATTCTTCAGTGCGTTAATATAAGTGTCCGCATTCATAATGACAGAGTCGTTGACGGCCTTGTAGGTTAAGAATATACCTAAAGGCGTTAGAACGGCGGCACTCAGCCACATGCCTTCCCAAGCTTGCCAAATACCATCACGGGCCATTTTAAAGCCGATGTTGTCGATGATATAGTAGAAAATGAAAAGAAAGACCGAGATAACGACCGGCATTCCGAGTCCGCCTTTTCGGATAATGGCTCCTAAAGGCGCTCCGATGAAGAAGAATATCAGACAGGCAAACGAAATGGTAAATTTCTTATGCCATTCCGTCAGGTGACGGCGTACTTTATAGGCTTCATCTCCAATTGTAGAAGCCTTGAAAATCATTTCAGCCCGTGTGTTTTCTATCTTCGATTTGGCTTTGTTTAAGATAGCCGACTGTTTACCCGGTGACATGGATTGATACAGACTGTCGAAGTTAATCGTTATATTCTTGGCGAGAGGCGCTAATGAATCGATCGTAGAAATAGGTTGGCTTTTCCCGTCTACAATTTCATGTTTCGTAAATTCCTGGCGATAAGACTGCCGCAGAATGATGGAAGCATTCTCCCGTTTGATACTATCGAGGCGAAGGCCCATCGAGTCAATCGAAGCTTGTAGTTGTGATAATCCTTTTCCTATGTATTGATTCTGCATGAAAGACTCATCGGTCCGGTTGAAGTTGGCATCAAATTCAATCAGGATATCTTTGGTGGCAAACGATTCCCTGCGATAAGGAACAGCCGATTTGCTTTTTCCCTTCTGTGTCTGGTTTTTCAGGTTTTCAAAAGATTCGCCGTTGAATAAAGAAAGAACCAGATACAGTTTGTCTGCCGAAGTCTTTAATCTTCCTGAATCGGCAACAATCACGCGGGCATTATTAAATCCTTCCGAATAATCATAGATCATCACATCTTTTAGG is part of the Parabacteroides sp. AD58 genome and harbors:
- a CDS encoding pyridoxal phosphate-dependent aminotransferase; the encoded protein is MAQLSERLNRLSPSETLAMSQKSSELKAQGIDIINMSVGEPDFNTPEHIKEAAKKAIDDNYSKYSPVAGYPALRNAIVAKLKNENGLDYTAAQISCANGAKQSVCNTIMTLVNAGDEVIIPAPYWVSYPEMVKLADGTPVTVPAGIEQDFKITPAQLEAAITPKTKLLILCSPSNPTGSVYNKEELAGLAAVLAKHPQVYIIADEIYEHINYIGKHESIAQFKEIHDRVVIVNGVSKAYAMTGWRIGFIAGPEWIVKAVNKLQGQYTSGPCSVSQKAAEAAYTGTQAPVEEMRQAFERRRDLIVKLAKEIPGFEVNVPQGAFYLFPKCSSYFGKSAEGRTINNAADLAMYLLEVGHVACVGGGAFGAPECIRMSYATSDENITEAMRRIKEALAKLK
- a CDS encoding bifunctional 3,4-dihydroxy-2-butanone-4-phosphate synthase/GTP cyclohydrolase II, producing MSEFKLNTIEEAIEDFREGKFVIVVDDEDRENEGDLIIAAEKVTPEKINFMLKNARGVLCAPITISRCEELDLPHQVTNNTSVLGTPFTVTIDKLEGCTTGVSAADRAATILALADPASTPETFGRPGHINPLYAQEKGVLRRAGHTEACIDMCRLAGLYPAAALMEIMSEDGTMARLPELRKFADEQNIKLISIADLIAYRLKQESIVEQGEEVDMPTEYGHFRLIPFRQKSNGLEHIAIIKGDVKGDEPVLVRVHSSCATGDIFGSLRCDCGEQLHQALRMIEKEGKGAVIYLNQEGRGIGLMEKMKAYKLQENGMDTIEANICLGHQADERDYGVGAQILRHIGITKMRLMTNNPVKRVGLEAYGLSVVENVPIEVTPNPYNMFYLKTKKERMGHTLHNVK
- a CDS encoding LptF/LptG family permease, producing the protein MLRIKRLYTFMLQTFLPLFLMTFGICLFIVLMQFLWKYIDDMVGKGLEMKVLAEMFFYAALGLVPMALPLSILLASLMTFGNLGERLELLAMKSAGVSLIHIMRPLIIFIAMVSIGAFFFQDRIMPVVQVKLYTLLYSIKQKSPELEIPEGVFYKEITGFNVYVKEKVPKTGLLKDVMIYDYSEGFNNARVIVADSGRLKTSADKLYLVLSLFNGESFENLKNQTQKGKSKSAVPYRRESFATKDILIEFDANFNRTDESFMQNQYIGKGLSQLQASIDSMGLRLDSIKRENASIILRQSYRQEFTKHEIVDGKSQPISTIDSLAPLAKNITINFDSLYQSMSPGKQSAILNKAKSKIENTRAEMIFKASTIGDEAYKVRRHLTEWHKKFTISFACLIFFFIGAPLGAIIRKGGLGMPVVISVFLFIFYYIIDNIGFKMARDGIWQAWEGMWLSAAVLTPLGIFLTYKAVNDSVIMNADTYINALKNLVGKRAGRKVERKEVIIYTPDYDAILPRLTQLSADCKQYLQNHRRWINYIQYWKSGGKDHTAEAIAQEMESIVEELSNSDQNLLLNKLMDYPIISNYHQLNANLNKKVAIGIGCFIPLGLIIYLFAVYQRKLLRQDINTVQKVSDEIKEMIFSLHLSKETIDNKNNI